The DNA sequence AGCTTCTTTGTGAAATTCATTATGTGGGGCATCCTCACCGCGCTGGCGTATCACGCGGTAGTCGGTATCCGCCACCTGCTGATGGATTTTGGTTACCTCGAAGAAACCCTCGAATCAGGGACACGTTCCGCCAAAATTTTTATTGTAATTACTGTCGTGCTTTCACTTCTCGCAGGAGTCCTCGTATGGTAAGCAACGCCTCAGCACTAGGACGCAACGGCGTACATGACTTTATTCTGGTCCGCGCTACCGCAATCGTTCTGACCCTCTACATCATCTACATGGTCGGCTTTTTTGCCACCACCGGTGAAATCTCATGGGAAGTCTGGACAGGCTTTTTCTCCTCCGCGTTTACAAAAGTCTTTACCCTGCTGGCTCTCGTTTCGATTCTGATCCACGCGTGGATTGGAATGTGGCAGGTGTTAACGGACTACGTTAAACCACTGGCCGTGCGCTTGATTCTGCAACTGATTATCGTTGTTGCGCTGGTGGCTTACGTTCTTTATGGATTTGTTGTGGTGTGGGGTGTGTAATGAAATTGCCTGTCAGAGAATTTGATGCAGTCGTAATTGGTGCCGGTGGCGCAGGTATGCGCGCGGCGCTGCAGATTTCCCAGAGTGGCCAGACCTGTGCGTTGCTCTCAAAAGTTTTCCCGACCCGTTCCCATACCGTATCCGCGCAGGGTGGTATCACCGTCGCGCTCGGTAATACCCATGAAGATAACTGGGAATGGCATATGTACGACACCGTTAAGGGGTCGGACTACATTGGCGATCAGGACGCCATCGAATATATGTGTAAAACCGGCCCGGAAGCGATTCTCGAGCTGGACCATATGGGACTGCCGTTCTCCCGTCTTGAAAATGGCACTATTTATCAGCGTCCGTTCGGCGGCCAGTCGAAAAACTTCGGCGGCGAGCAGGCGGCACGTACCGCTGCGGCGGCAGACCGTACCGGTCACGCCCTGCTGCATACCCTTTATCAACAGAACCTGAAAAACCACACCACGATTTTCTCCGAATGGTATGCGCTGGATCTGGTGAAAAATGCCGATGGCGCAGTAGTCGGTTGTACCGCTCTGAGCATCGAAACCGGTGAAGTGGTTTACTTCAAAGCCCGCGCGACCGTGCTGGCAACCGGCGGCGCAGGCCGTATTTACCAGTCCACTACTAACGCGCATATCAATACCGGCGACGGCGTGGGTATGGCTATCCGTGCCGGTGTTCCGGTACAGGATATGGAGATGTGGCAGTTCCACCCGACCGGTATCGCCGGTGCGGGCGTTCTGGTCACCGAAGGTTGCCGTGGTGAAGGCGGCTACCTGCTGAACAAACACGGCGAGCGCTTTATGGAGCGTTATGCGCCGAATGCGAAAGACCTGGCGGGTCGTGACGTGGTGGCGCGTTCCATCATGATTGAAATTCGTGAAGGTCGCGGCTGTGACGGTCCTTGGGGCCCGCACGCCAAGCTTAAGCTTGACCACCTGGGTAAAGAAGTCCTCGAATCCCGTCTGCCGGGTATCCTGGAACTCTCTCGTACCTTTGCCCACGTCGACCCGGTTAAAGAGCCGATTCCGGTTATCCCAACCTGCCACTATATGATGGGCGGAATTCCGACCAAAGTAAGCGGCCAGGCGCTGACCGTAAACGAGAAGGGCGAAGACGTGGTGATTCCTGGGCTGTTCGCGGTCGGCGAAATCGCCTGCGTATCGGTACACGGCGCAAACCGTCTGGGCGGCAACTCGCTGCTTGACCTGGTGGTCTTTGGTCGCGCGGTGGGTCTGCATCTGCAGGAATCGATTGCCGAGCAGGGCGTCCTGCGCGATGCGACGGACGAAGAGATCGACGCTTCTCTGGAACGTCTGAACCGCTGGAACGGCAACCGTAACGGTGAAGACCCGGTCGAAATCCGCAAAGCGCTGCAGGAATGTATGCAGCATAACTTCTCAGTATTCCGCGAAGGGGATGCGATGGCGAAGGGTCTTGAGCAGCTGAAAGCCATCCGCGAGCGCCTGAAAAACGCCCGTCTGGATGACACTTCCAGCGAATTCAATACCCAGCGCGTTGAGTGCCTGGAGCTGGATAACCTGATGGAAACCGCTTACGCCACCGCGATGTCCGCCAACTTCCGTACCGAAAGCCGTGGTGCCCATAGCCGCTTCGACTTCCCGGATCGTGATGATGAAAACTGGCTGTGCCATTCCCTGTATCTGCCAGAGTCGGAATCCATGACGCGTCGTAGCGTCAATATGGAACCGAAACTGCGTCCGGCGTTCCCGCCGAAGATTCGTACTTATTAATGCGGAGACAGGAATATGAAACTCGAGTTTTCAGTTTATCGTTATAACCCGGACGTAGACGATGCTCCGCGCATGCAGGATTACACCCTGGAAGCGGAAGAGGGTCGCGATATGATGCTGCTGGATGCGTTAATCCAGCTAAAAGAAAAAGATCCGTCTCTGTCGTTCCGCCGCTCCTGCCGTGAAGGGGTATGTGGTTCCGACGGCCTGAACATGAACGGCAAGAACGGTCTGGCGTGCATTACGCCGATCTCCGCGCTGAATCAGCCGGGCAAGAAAATTGTTATCCGTCCGCTGCCAGGATTACCGGTTATCCGTGATTTGGTGGTAGACATGGGGCAATTCTATGCACAATATGAGAAGATTAAGCCTTACTTATTGAATAATGGGCAAAATCCTCCTGCTCGCGAGCATCTGCAGTCGCCAGAGCAGCGTGAGAAACTCGACGGTTTGTACGAGTGTATTCTCTGCGCATGTTGTTCAACTTCATGCCCGTCGTTCTGGTGGAATCCGGATAAGTTTATCGGCCCGGCTGGCCTGCTGGCCGCGTATCGCTTCCTGATCGACAGCCGCGATACCGAAACCAGCGAGCGCCTCGAAGGGCTGAGCGATGCTTTCAGCGTATTCCGCTGTCACAGCATCATGAACTGCGTCAGTGTATGTCCTAAGGGGCTGAACCCGACGCGCGCCATCGGCCATATTAAGTCGATGCTGCTGCAGCGCAGTGCGTAAGTAACCCGGTCTGTCCCGGATGGCGCTACCGCTTATCCGGGCTACCAAAAGCAGTAACCCCGGTAGCGTTCGCGCCGCCGGGGACATAGCAGGAAACCTCTAAAAACTGCCACATTAATAGTAATAATCGAGATGTTCAGCGCGAGACAAGGCGCGAGCAGAACGAATCTCCGGGAGCATAGTGAACTATGTGACCGGAGTGAGTGAGGGTCGCAACACAGTCGCAGCCTGAACAAAGAAGATTATTAGACAGTTTTTAAAGGTTCCTTAGCGGACGAAACCACAACTCCTCCGCAACAAGTGAACCCCGGCACGTACAACTTCTGTGCGTGGTAGTTTCTACGGCGAAATAAGCATATAAATGCTTAAGGGATCACGATGCAGAACGGCGCAATGAAAGCCTGGCTGGACTCTTCTTACCTCTCTGGTTCGAACCAGAGCTGGATAGAACAGCTCTATGAAGACTTCTTAACCGATCCTGACTCTGTTGACGCCAACTGGCGTTCTATGTTCCAGCAGTTACCTGGCACCGGAGTCAAACCGGATCAATTTCATTCCAAAACGCGTGATTATTTCCGCCGCCTGGCGAAGGATGCCTCGCGTTACACTTCTTCGATTTCCGACCCTGACACCAATGTGAAGCAGGTTAAAGTCCTGCAGCTCATCAACGCATACCGCTTCCGTGGTCACCAGCATGCGAATCTCGATCCGCTGGGACTGTGGCAGCAAGAGAGAGTGGCGGATCTCGATCCGGCTTACCACGATCTGACCGAGGCCGATTTCCAGGAAAGCTATAACGTAGGTTCTTTTGCCATCGGCAAAGACACGATGAAGCTGGGCGAACTGATTGCAGCCCTCAAGCAAACCTACTGCGGCTCCATCGGCGCGGAATATATGCACATTACCTCTACCGAAGAAAAGCGCTGGATCCAGCAGCGTATCGAGTCGGTGGCAGGCAAAGCGAGCTTCACCGCGGAAGAGAAAAAACGCTTCCTCAGCGAACTGACCGCAGCGGAAGGCCTTGAGCGCTACCTCGGCGCGAAATTCCCGGGCGCAAAACGCTTCTCGCTGGAAGGCGGGGACGCGCTGATCCCGATGCTCAAAGAGATTATCCGCCACGCGGGTAAGAGCGGCACACGCGAAGTGGTGCTGGGCATGGCGCACCGCGGCCGTCTGAACGTACTGGTCAATGTGCTGGGTAAAAAACCGCAGGACCTGTTCGACGAGTTCGCCGGCAAACATAAAGAACACCTCGGCACCGGCGACGTGAAGTACCACATGGGCTTCTCTTCCGATATGGAAACCGAAGGCGGACTGGTACACCTGGCGCTGGCGTTCAACCCGTCGCACCTGGAAATCGTCAGCCCGGTAGTTATCGGTTCCGTGCGCGCCCGTCTCGATCGTCTGGACGAGCCAAGCAGTAACAAAGTGCTGCCAATCACTATTCACGGCGACGCCGCAGTAACCGGCCAGGGCGTGGTTCAGGAAACCCTGAACATGTCCAAAGCGCGCGGTTACGAAGTGGGCGGTACCGTACGCATCGTTATCAACAACCAGGTTGGCTTCACTACCTCCAACCCGCTGGACGCGCGTTCTACCCCGTACTGCACCGATATCGGCAAAATGGTACAGGCGCCGATTTTCCACGTTAACGCTGATGATCCGGAAGCCGTGGCTTTTGTGACTCGCCTGGCGCTGGATTTCCGTAATACCTTCAAACGCGATGTCTTCATCGACCTGGTGTGCTACCGCCGTCACGGCCATAACGAAGCCGACGAGCCGAGCGCAACCCAGCCGCTGATGTACCAGAAAATCAAAAAGCATCCGACCCCGCGCAAAATCTATGCCGACAAGCTGGAAGCCGACAAGGTTACGACGCTGGAAGACGCTACCGAGCAGGTTAACCTCTACCGCGATGCGCTGGATGCCGGCGAATGCGTGGTGCAGGAGTGGCGTCCGATGAATATGCATTCATTTACCTGGTCGCCGTACCTCAACCACGAGTGGGATGAAAGCTACCCGGACAAAGTTGAACCTAAGCGTCTGCAAGAGCTGGCGAAACGCATCAGTACGGTGCCGGAAGCCGTTGAGATGCAGTCCCGCGTGGCGAAAATTTATGGCGATCGTCAGGCGATGGCCGCCGGTGAGAAGCTGTTTGACTGGGGCGGCGCGGAGAATCTCGCCTACGCTACGCTGGTTGATGAAGGCATTTCTGTACGTCTGTCCGGCGAAGACTCCGGACGCGGTACCTTCTTCCACCGTCACGCGGTTATCCACAACCAGAAAAATGGCTCAACCTATACGCCGCTGCAGCACGTCCACAATGGCCAGGGTCATTTTAAAGTCTGGGACTCCGTGCTGTCTGAAGAGGCGGTACTGGCGTTTGAATACGGCTATGCCACCGCAGAACCGCGCACCCTGACTATCTGGGAAGCGCAGTTCGGTGACTTCGCCAACGGCGCGC is a window from the Klebsiella oxytoca genome containing:
- the sdhD gene encoding succinate dehydrogenase membrane anchor subunit → MVSNASALGRNGVHDFILVRATAIVLTLYIIYMVGFFATTGEISWEVWTGFFSSAFTKVFTLLALVSILIHAWIGMWQVLTDYVKPLAVRLILQLIIVVALVAYVLYGFVVVWGV
- the sdhA gene encoding succinate dehydrogenase flavoprotein subunit, with the protein product MKLPVREFDAVVIGAGGAGMRAALQISQSGQTCALLSKVFPTRSHTVSAQGGITVALGNTHEDNWEWHMYDTVKGSDYIGDQDAIEYMCKTGPEAILELDHMGLPFSRLENGTIYQRPFGGQSKNFGGEQAARTAAAADRTGHALLHTLYQQNLKNHTTIFSEWYALDLVKNADGAVVGCTALSIETGEVVYFKARATVLATGGAGRIYQSTTNAHINTGDGVGMAIRAGVPVQDMEMWQFHPTGIAGAGVLVTEGCRGEGGYLLNKHGERFMERYAPNAKDLAGRDVVARSIMIEIREGRGCDGPWGPHAKLKLDHLGKEVLESRLPGILELSRTFAHVDPVKEPIPVIPTCHYMMGGIPTKVSGQALTVNEKGEDVVIPGLFAVGEIACVSVHGANRLGGNSLLDLVVFGRAVGLHLQESIAEQGVLRDATDEEIDASLERLNRWNGNRNGEDPVEIRKALQECMQHNFSVFREGDAMAKGLEQLKAIRERLKNARLDDTSSEFNTQRVECLELDNLMETAYATAMSANFRTESRGAHSRFDFPDRDDENWLCHSLYLPESESMTRRSVNMEPKLRPAFPPKIRTY
- the sdhB gene encoding succinate dehydrogenase iron-sulfur subunit SdhB, yielding MKLEFSVYRYNPDVDDAPRMQDYTLEAEEGRDMMLLDALIQLKEKDPSLSFRRSCREGVCGSDGLNMNGKNGLACITPISALNQPGKKIVIRPLPGLPVIRDLVVDMGQFYAQYEKIKPYLLNNGQNPPAREHLQSPEQREKLDGLYECILCACCSTSCPSFWWNPDKFIGPAGLLAAYRFLIDSRDTETSERLEGLSDAFSVFRCHSIMNCVSVCPKGLNPTRAIGHIKSMLLQRSA
- the sucA gene encoding 2-oxoglutarate dehydrogenase E1 component; the encoded protein is MQNGAMKAWLDSSYLSGSNQSWIEQLYEDFLTDPDSVDANWRSMFQQLPGTGVKPDQFHSKTRDYFRRLAKDASRYTSSISDPDTNVKQVKVLQLINAYRFRGHQHANLDPLGLWQQERVADLDPAYHDLTEADFQESYNVGSFAIGKDTMKLGELIAALKQTYCGSIGAEYMHITSTEEKRWIQQRIESVAGKASFTAEEKKRFLSELTAAEGLERYLGAKFPGAKRFSLEGGDALIPMLKEIIRHAGKSGTREVVLGMAHRGRLNVLVNVLGKKPQDLFDEFAGKHKEHLGTGDVKYHMGFSSDMETEGGLVHLALAFNPSHLEIVSPVVIGSVRARLDRLDEPSSNKVLPITIHGDAAVTGQGVVQETLNMSKARGYEVGGTVRIVINNQVGFTTSNPLDARSTPYCTDIGKMVQAPIFHVNADDPEAVAFVTRLALDFRNTFKRDVFIDLVCYRRHGHNEADEPSATQPLMYQKIKKHPTPRKIYADKLEADKVTTLEDATEQVNLYRDALDAGECVVQEWRPMNMHSFTWSPYLNHEWDESYPDKVEPKRLQELAKRISTVPEAVEMQSRVAKIYGDRQAMAAGEKLFDWGGAENLAYATLVDEGISVRLSGEDSGRGTFFHRHAVIHNQKNGSTYTPLQHVHNGQGHFKVWDSVLSEEAVLAFEYGYATAEPRTLTIWEAQFGDFANGAQVVIDQFISSGEQKWGRMCGLVMLLPHGYEGQGPEHSSARLERYLQLCAEQNMQVCVPSTPAQVYHMLRRQALRGMRRPLVVMSPKSLLRHPLAVSSMDELANGTFMPAIGEIDELDPQAVKRVVLCSGKVYYDLLEQRRKNEQKDVAIVRIEQLYPFPHQAVQEALKPYAHVHDFVWCQEEPLNQGAWYCSQHHFREVIPFGASLRYAGRPASASPAVGYLSVHQKQQQDLVNDALNVD